One window from the genome of Paraclostridium sordellii encodes:
- a CDS encoding sigma-54 interaction domain-containing protein yields the protein MKKIIIISLGKETGKSLKMQLESILEKNIIIYYFSIDDKNIYLSDSDLIVFSSADVANLFFSKNNIFKKYIIVKRVIQHELLDKLFTLKKGTNVLLVNDTKHTCEVAIKQLIAHGVDHLIYHPYYPGIDSYEIQRIAITPGEEEFIPTGVSEIINIGTREIDIVSIMEIIMYLDDLEIYQDLLSSYFYRKIVTQYKKYVNISNKSIKLTRILKDIIDNSEEGIIYVNTKNEVLVYNKVSMKILGFSEDITGKNIYDMFPNINNELTLINDNEIFISNKKIYSKNELMGYTIILETSSIIDKLDEERRRKKKQNVNSARYTFEDMIGNNQRVLKMINLSKKISKSNSTVLIQGESGTGKEILAQAIHNESTRKNNKFIAINFSALSENLLESELFGYEEGAFTGAKKGGKIGLFKKAHKGTIFLDEIGDAPYHFQTRLLRVLQEREITPVGSCDPIPIDVRVIAATNKDLLEEVKANRFREDLFYRINVMPLYTISLRDRKDDIELLIKYYLRKHKVFTPINKFLDEKVIDYLKEYNWPGNIRELVNIVEFLVNIKEDKTKIKFEDLPLYMLKNLVHKESTPNSNMRIEEGNKNNKFKMTLSDNEIWVLNKIYLNDGIGRRALCKISKEECLDLGEGQIRGILNKLKESEYIEVNKGIKGTKISEKGINLINKGI from the coding sequence ATGAAGAAAATCATAATAATTAGTTTGGGGAAAGAAACTGGAAAGTCATTAAAAATGCAATTAGAAAGTATTTTAGAAAAAAATATAATAATATATTATTTTTCTATTGATGATAAAAATATATATTTATCAGATTCAGATTTAATTGTATTTTCTAGCGCTGATGTAGCAAATTTATTTTTTAGTAAAAATAATATATTTAAAAAATACATTATAGTTAAACGGGTAATACAGCATGAACTATTGGATAAACTCTTTACATTAAAAAAAGGAACAAATGTATTATTAGTTAACGATACAAAACATACTTGTGAAGTTGCTATAAAGCAATTAATAGCTCATGGAGTTGATCATTTAATATATCATCCTTACTATCCTGGAATAGATAGTTATGAAATTCAAAGAATTGCTATAACTCCAGGTGAGGAAGAATTTATTCCAACTGGAGTATCAGAAATTATAAATATAGGAACTAGAGAAATTGATATAGTAAGTATAATGGAAATAATTATGTATCTAGATGATTTAGAAATATATCAAGACCTATTATCATCTTACTTTTATAGAAAAATAGTTACTCAATATAAAAAATATGTAAATATTTCAAATAAAAGTATTAAATTAACCCGTATTTTAAAAGATATAATAGATAATTCAGAAGAAGGTATAATTTATGTTAATACAAAAAATGAAGTGTTAGTATATAATAAAGTTTCTATGAAAATTTTAGGATTTAGTGAAGATATAACAGGAAAAAATATATATGATATGTTTCCTAACATAAATAATGAATTAACACTTATAAATGATAATGAAATATTCATATCTAATAAAAAAATTTATTCGAAAAATGAACTGATGGGATATACTATAATACTTGAAACATCTAGTATTATAGATAAATTAGATGAAGAAAGAAGAAGAAAGAAAAAACAGAATGTAAATAGTGCACGATATACATTTGAAGATATGATTGGAAATAATCAAAGAGTTTTAAAAATGATAAATTTATCAAAAAAAATATCAAAGAGTAATTCAACGGTATTAATACAAGGTGAAAGTGGGACTGGAAAAGAAATTTTAGCACAAGCTATACATAATGAATCTACTAGAAAAAATAATAAATTTATAGCAATAAACTTTTCTGCCCTATCAGAAAACTTATTAGAAAGCGAGTTATTTGGTTATGAAGAAGGAGCCTTTACTGGAGCTAAAAAAGGTGGAAAGATAGGTTTATTTAAAAAAGCTCATAAAGGAACTATTTTTTTAGATGAAATAGGAGATGCTCCTTATCATTTTCAAACAAGACTTTTAAGAGTTTTACAGGAAAGAGAAATTACTCCTGTTGGAAGCTGTGATCCTATTCCAATTGATGTTAGAGTTATTGCTGCTACCAATAAAGACTTATTGGAAGAAGTCAAAGCAAATAGATTTAGAGAAGATTTATTTTATAGGATTAACGTTATGCCTTTATATACAATAAGCCTTAGAGATAGAAAAGATGATATTGAGCTTCTTATAAAATATTACTTAAGAAAACATAAAGTGTTTACGCCAATTAATAAATTTTTAGACGAAAAAGTTATTGATTATTTAAAGGAATATAATTGGCCTGGGAACATAAGAGAACTTGTAAACATAGTTGAGTTTTTAGTAAATATAAAGGAAGATAAAACTAAAATAAAATTTGAAGATTTACCTTTATATATGTTAAAAAATCTAGTACATAAAGAAAGTACACCTAATAGCAATATGAGAATTGAAGAAGGTAACAAAAATAATAAATTTAAAATGACTTTATCTGATAATGAAATTTGGGTTTTAAATAAAATTTATTTAAATGACGGAATAGGAAGAAGAGCTTTATGTAAAATTTCAAAAGAGGAATGCTTAGATTTAGGAGAAGGTCAAATAAGAGGAATACTTAATAAACTAAAAGAAAGTGAGTATATAGAAGTAAATAAAGGGATAAAAGGGACGAAAATTTCAGAAAAAGGGATAAATTTAATTAATAAAGGGATATAA
- a CDS encoding YhgE/Pip domain-containing protein, translating into MRKVFRIYLRDLKHIATIPAAFIIVTVLCLIPSLYAWVNIKACWNPYVNTGNLPVAVVNQDEGTSVNGKFVNVGNEIVDQLKKDHNIGWKFVDEWQGNYQLNEGKFYALIEIPSDFSKDLATLTTQDPQKPNIIYKANEKVNAIATKITDVAKDKLVEEIKANFVDTVNEEAFSFLSSLGVKLEDNKPQILELKDALNSTSSNLEKINDYVKEANSHASTLKKYLKDTKGNLPKITQEVNDLKSVVNNSKDLVLSTQNSVNDASQNLTSSMNSINNLNSKLQNEINNLKNIDDSTSKDSLKDSIDSSLNLVTSLEKNIDKLIDFIEGLKDTSINNKVIDKLKNLKDILSSENDKLNNIKSLIDNNEGKDKINEQLNSLSDLVNSFNNNLNSISSSLTTDISNSLNSVGDAMVSSSGNINNVLDSINVIVPQLNALSSYGISSSDLAAKQATNISKQLDKFEKDLDTLIDKTKVLTDKNLDKLIDTLNKNSKEIASFISSPVNVKTVELYKAGIFGVALMPFYSVLAIWVGALLSTSLLTTECEELDREHTNLVQKHFGKMLTFMTVSLIQSLIIATGDIFLFQAPVSIPLLYTFTIVSSILFTTIIFTLVSLFGNVGKALAVFVMVFQIAGSGGIYPIQTNPKIFEVLQPFWPFTYAIDGFREAIAGPSMSAVYYDLEMLGVFFIIFLLLVILKKPFHKATEFMNDKFRESGL; encoded by the coding sequence ATGAGAAAAGTTTTTAGAATTTACTTAAGAGATTTAAAACATATAGCAACTATTCCAGCAGCCTTTATAATTGTAACTGTGCTTTGCCTAATCCCATCATTATACGCATGGGTAAATATAAAAGCATGCTGGAATCCATATGTAAATACAGGAAACCTTCCTGTAGCTGTGGTAAATCAAGATGAAGGTACTTCAGTTAATGGAAAATTTGTAAATGTAGGAAATGAAATAGTAGATCAATTAAAGAAAGATCATAATATAGGTTGGAAATTTGTAGACGAATGGCAAGGTAACTACCAATTAAACGAAGGAAAATTTTACGCATTAATTGAGATACCTAGCGATTTTTCTAAGGATTTAGCAACTCTTACAACTCAAGATCCACAAAAGCCAAATATAATATATAAGGCAAATGAGAAGGTAAATGCAATAGCGACAAAAATAACAGATGTGGCTAAAGATAAGTTAGTTGAAGAAATCAAAGCAAATTTTGTAGATACTGTAAATGAAGAGGCATTTTCATTTTTATCATCGTTAGGTGTAAAATTAGAGGATAACAAACCACAAATACTAGAGTTAAAAGATGCGTTAAATAGTACATCTAGTAACTTAGAAAAAATAAATGATTATGTAAAAGAAGCAAATTCTCATGCATCTACATTAAAAAAATATTTAAAAGATACTAAAGGAAATCTTCCTAAAATAACACAAGAAGTAAATGATCTTAAATCTGTAGTAAATAATAGCAAAGATTTAGTTTTATCTACACAAAATAGTGTTAATGATGCATCACAAAACTTAACTAGTAGTATGAACTCTATAAATAACTTAAACAGTAAGCTTCAAAATGAAATTAACAATTTAAAAAATATAGACGATTCTACATCAAAAGATAGTTTAAAAGATAGCATAGATTCAAGTTTAAACCTAGTTACGTCATTAGAAAAAAATATAGATAAACTTATAGATTTTATTGAAGGATTAAAAGATACTTCAATAAATAATAAAGTAATAGATAAGCTTAAAAATTTAAAAGATATCCTTTCTTCAGAAAATGATAAATTAAACAATATAAAATCTTTAATAGATAACAATGAAGGGAAGGATAAAATAAATGAACAATTAAACTCTTTATCTGATTTAGTAAATTCATTTAATAATAATCTAAATAGTATAAGTAGTAGTTTAACTACAGATATATCTAATAGTTTAAATTCTGTAGGAGATGCTATGGTTTCAAGTTCAGGTAATATAAATAATGTATTAGATAGTATAAATGTAATAGTTCCACAATTAAATGCACTTTCAAGTTATGGAATATCAAGTAGTGATTTAGCTGCAAAGCAAGCAACTAACATATCTAAACAACTTGATAAATTTGAGAAAGATTTAGATACTTTAATAGATAAAACAAAAGTTTTAACAGATAAAAATCTAGATAAGTTAATTGATACTCTTAATAAGAACTCTAAAGAGATAGCATCTTTTATATCATCTCCAGTTAACGTAAAAACTGTAGAATTATATAAAGCTGGTATATTTGGAGTTGCTTTGATGCCATTTTATTCAGTACTAGCTATATGGGTTGGAGCTTTATTATCAACATCATTACTTACTACTGAATGTGAAGAGTTAGACCGAGAACATACTAATTTAGTTCAAAAACATTTTGGTAAAATGCTTACATTTATGACTGTATCACTAATACAATCATTAATAATAGCAACAGGAGATATTTTCTTATTTCAAGCACCAGTAAGTATACCTCTTTTATATACATTTACAATAGTTTCATCAATATTATTTACAACAATAATATTTACACTAGTTTCTTTATTTGGAAATGTTGGTAAAGCACTTGCTGTATTTGTAATGGTATTTCAAATTGCAGGTTCTGGAGGTATATATCCAATACAGACAAATCCTAAAATATTTGAAGTATTGCAACCATTTTGGCCATTTACTTATGCAATAGATGGATTTAGAGAAGCTATAGCTGGCCCTAGTATGAGCGCTGTATACTATGACCTAGAGATGTTAGGAGTATTCTTTATAATATTTTTATTATTAGTTATACTTAAAAAGCCATTTCATAAAGCTACTGAATTTATGAATGATAAATTTAGAGAATCTGGACTATAA
- a CDS encoding YhgE/Pip domain-containing protein, producing the protein MKKAIKVFKRDIKNLSRNPIALIIIIGVCFLPSLYAWVNIKACWNPYENTSTVPIAIVNNDKGATLDGKKLNVGNDVISELRRNKKIGWKFVSQKKGSHGVLDGTYYAMIEIPSDFTKDLTSVATGKPKKPTIIYKVNTKSNPVAGKITEVAEETLVNQINSNFIATVNKTIFSSLNTYGKDIEDSKDKIVEVKKAVITLDEHMDLINFILDSVNNNSANLTEYLKSIQSTLPQVSNGIDSVSKANLNTSENIKNIKDSLNNSFNGIDSTLNQINNQNNQIKDIVNNLNNSDSASKEAAKTAISQINKQIDNSKSQIDSIVKYLKEFNKIKPNEKINKLINNLENIKDQLDTEKDSLGSLNSKLNESVDSIKETIDSVNSTLSSLSNNVNSAIDSYDSQVRPALNNTADSLVTATKDASSLVESSKGLVKAVNDMLGYTSQGSDLTSEMSKDLDNKLNQFKETIHMLSTELKKVNDNDLDGIIAILQSKPEVMGNYISNPFNLKSEPIYPIANYGSGMAPIYTTLALWVGGIVLVSLMTTEAEGFEDLRIKEKYLGKMITFVFFAMVQGFIVALGDKLVLGVQTESLGLFIFTAVLSSAVFAIILYTLVSLFGNIGKAIGIVMMVMQIAGSGGTYPIQVDPLIFRILQPFFPFTYTLSNLREAIAGPLLSTVMFNVVILIVFGVINILIGYFLKERLNKSVTRFEKEFKESGLSE; encoded by the coding sequence ATGAAAAAGGCAATTAAGGTTTTCAAAAGAGATATTAAAAATTTATCTAGAAACCCTATAGCACTAATAATTATTATAGGTGTTTGCTTTTTACCATCTCTATATGCTTGGGTAAACATAAAAGCATGTTGGAACCCTTATGAGAATACTAGTACTGTACCAATTGCAATAGTAAATAACGATAAAGGTGCAACTCTAGATGGCAAGAAGTTAAATGTAGGAAATGATGTAATAAGCGAACTTAGAAGAAATAAAAAAATAGGATGGAAATTTGTAAGTCAGAAAAAAGGTAGTCATGGAGTTTTAGATGGAACTTATTATGCAATGATAGAAATACCAAGTGACTTTACTAAGGACTTAACTAGTGTTGCAACTGGAAAACCTAAAAAACCAACTATTATATATAAGGTAAATACAAAATCAAACCCAGTTGCAGGAAAAATAACTGAGGTAGCTGAGGAAACGCTTGTAAATCAAATAAATTCAAACTTTATAGCTACAGTAAATAAAACTATTTTCTCTTCTCTAAATACATATGGTAAAGATATAGAGGATAGTAAAGATAAAATAGTGGAAGTTAAAAAAGCTGTAATAACATTAGATGAGCATATGGACTTAATAAACTTTATTCTTGATAGTGTAAATAATAATTCAGCTAATTTAACTGAGTATTTAAAAAGTATTCAAAGTACACTACCTCAAGTATCAAATGGAATAGATTCTGTTTCAAAAGCTAACTTAAATACAAGTGAAAATATAAAAAATATAAAAGATAGCTTAAATAATTCATTTAATGGAATAGATTCAACTTTAAATCAAATAAATAATCAAAATAACCAAATAAAAGACATCGTTAATAATTTAAATAATTCTGATTCAGCATCAAAAGAAGCAGCTAAAACAGCTATATCTCAAATTAATAAGCAAATAGATAATAGCAAATCACAAATAGATTCTATTGTAAAATATTTAAAGGAATTTAATAAAATTAAACCTAATGAAAAAATAAACAAGCTGATAAATAATTTAGAAAATATTAAAGATCAATTAGATACAGAGAAAGACAGCTTAGGTTCATTAAACAGTAAATTAAATGAGTCAGTAGATTCTATAAAAGAAACGATAGACTCTGTAAATTCAACATTAAGCAGTTTATCAAACAATGTAAATAGTGCAATAGATTCATATGATTCTCAAGTTAGACCAGCTTTAAACAATACAGCTGACAGCTTAGTAACTGCAACTAAAGATGCATCTAGCTTAGTAGAAAGTTCTAAAGGTTTGGTTAAAGCTGTTAATGATATGCTAGGATATACATCACAAGGAAGTGATTTAACATCAGAAATGTCTAAAGACTTAGACAATAAATTAAATCAATTTAAAGAAACTATACATATGTTAAGTACAGAGTTAAAAAAAGTTAATGACAATGATTTAGATGGTATAATAGCAATTCTTCAAAGTAAACCAGAAGTAATGGGAAATTATATATCAAATCCATTTAACTTAAAATCAGAGCCTATATATCCAATAGCTAATTATGGTTCAGGTATGGCACCTATATATACAACTTTAGCATTATGGGTTGGAGGTATAGTTTTAGTCTCATTAATGACAACTGAAGCTGAAGGCTTTGAAGATTTAAGAATAAAAGAGAAATATCTTGGAAAAATGATAACCTTTGTATTCTTTGCTATGGTACAAGGATTTATAGTAGCTTTAGGAGATAAACTTGTACTTGGAGTGCAAACTGAAAGTTTAGGATTATTTATATTTACTGCGGTTTTATCATCAGCAGTATTTGCAATAATTTTATATACTTTAGTTTCTCTGTTTGGGAATATAGGAAAAGCAATAGGTATAGTAATGATGGTTATGCAAATAGCTGGTTCTGGAGGTACTTATCCAATACAAGTTGACCCATTAATATTTAGAATACTTCAACCATTTTTCCCATTTACCTATACACTAAGTAACTTGAGAGAAGCAATAGCTGGACCACTTTTAAGTACAGTTATGTTTAATGTTGTTATATTAATAGTATTTGGAGTAATTAATATACTGATTGGATACTTCTTAAAAGAGAGATTAAATAAATCTGTAACAAGATTTGAAAAAGAATTTAAAGAATCTGGATTGTCAGAATAA
- a CDS encoding sensor histidine kinase, which yields MDRIYREMIEDSPMAYIHIKVKTDNDKKFIGVEVKEFNKAYKRFFDTHDENIMNEYLLNSIEQSKLDEWTKIFRKAKENKKYTKLIYIEKIDTHFNMEIYSSGNEEFHIRFTKISDQCFKLSSELKNSPCLAWIKDRDGIYVDVNDKFLEFFDKIYDDVVGKTDYEIMSRELANEFIGQDNNVMKDNKMNIYEDTIYLDKNKLGYFQTVKCPFIDSVNNIILGTIGISIEMTSKVEVFKSTEKNEKIFLEIANNIHDSIIILDESKVQYISPAFEKMFGFQLGESYKDIEGWIKNGNEIEFENGPKGYEFNKPYNLTFRIKRKGLEEQWIFAKFVPILDENGKVLKKIGILSDITQDKELDLELEKLRMDFFANLSHELRTPINLIFSALQVINLKLNKINDENLEYFEKYLSIIGQNSNRLLKLVNNLIDTTRLDAGCFNYSPKNNNIVSCIENICLSVADFVKDNNLSIIFDTDTEEKIIGFDQDNMERIMLNLISNAIKFNHPGGRIEVSVNCREDVEIRVKDSGIGIPPEKLNVIFRRFEQVKDKFKKDREGSGIGLSLVKSLVEIHGGSICVNSIIGEGSEFIITLPCDLVGENSDNVFENPKYINRVNWMNVEFSDIYS from the coding sequence ATGGATCGTATATATAGGGAAATGATAGAAGATAGTCCTATGGCTTACATACACATAAAAGTTAAAACGGATAATGATAAAAAATTTATAGGTGTGGAAGTTAAAGAGTTTAATAAAGCTTATAAGAGATTTTTTGATACGCACGATGAAAATATAATGAATGAATATCTATTAAACAGTATAGAACAATCTAAATTAGATGAATGGACAAAAATATTTAGAAAAGCAAAAGAAAATAAAAAATATACAAAATTGATATATATAGAAAAAATAGATACACATTTTAATATGGAAATATATAGTTCGGGAAATGAAGAGTTTCACATAAGATTTACTAAAATTAGTGATCAATGTTTTAAGCTATCTTCTGAACTGAAAAATTCTCCATGTTTGGCTTGGATTAAAGATAGAGATGGCATTTATGTAGACGTAAATGATAAGTTTTTGGAATTTTTCGACAAAATATATGATGATGTAGTAGGAAAAACTGATTATGAGATTATGTCTAGAGAGCTTGCAAATGAGTTTATTGGTCAAGACAATAATGTTATGAAAGATAATAAAATGAATATTTATGAAGATACTATTTATTTAGATAAAAATAAGCTAGGATATTTTCAAACAGTAAAATGCCCGTTTATCGATAGTGTAAATAATATTATCTTAGGAACAATTGGAATATCTATAGAAATGACTAGTAAAGTGGAAGTTTTTAAAAGTACAGAAAAGAATGAAAAAATATTTTTAGAAATTGCAAATAATATACATGATTCTATTATTATATTAGATGAATCAAAAGTTCAATATATAAGTCCTGCTTTTGAGAAAATGTTTGGATTTCAATTAGGAGAATCATATAAAGATATAGAGGGTTGGATTAAAAATGGAAATGAAATTGAATTTGAAAACGGGCCTAAGGGTTATGAATTTAACAAACCTTATAATTTAACTTTCAGAATAAAAAGAAAAGGGCTAGAAGAACAATGGATATTTGCCAAGTTTGTTCCCATATTAGATGAAAATGGAAAAGTATTAAAAAAAATAGGCATATTAAGTGATATTACTCAAGATAAAGAGTTAGACTTAGAACTTGAAAAATTGCGAATGGACTTTTTTGCAAATTTATCCCATGAACTTAGGACACCTATAAACTTAATTTTTAGCGCGCTTCAAGTTATAAACTTAAAATTAAATAAAATAAATGATGAAAATTTAGAATATTTCGAGAAATATTTGAGTATAATTGGGCAAAACTCTAATAGATTATTAAAATTAGTTAATAACTTGATTGATACTACAAGGTTAGATGCAGGGTGCTTCAATTATTCACCTAAAAATAATAATATTGTAAGTTGCATTGAGAATATATGTTTATCTGTTGCGGATTTTGTAAAAGACAATAATCTAAGTATAATATTTGATACAGATACAGAAGAAAAAATAATAGGATTTGATCAAGATAATATGGAAAGAATAATGTTAAATTTAATATCTAATGCTATTAAATTTAATCATCCAGGTGGAAGGATAGAAGTAAGCGTAAATTGCAGAGAAGATGTAGAAATAAGAGTAAAAGATTCAGGTATAGGAATACCTCCAGAAAAGTTAAATGTTATATTTAGAAGATTTGAACAGGTAAAGGATAAATTTAAAAAGGATAGAGAAGGTAGCGGAATCGGACTTAGCTTAGTTAAATCGCTAGTTGAAATACATGGTGGAAGTATATGTGTAAATAGTATAATTGGAGAAGGAAGTGAATTTATAATTACTTTACCATGTGACTTAGTAGGTGAAAATAGTGACAATGTTTTTGAGAATCCTAAATATATCAATAGAGTGAATTGGATGAATGTGGAATTTTCTGATATATATTCATAA
- a CDS encoding HD domain-containing phosphohydrolase, whose translation MKTNKFKLVICIFIIIFIFVILSIHILNTESKYSSLNLTKEEQQWIKENKSRKITASPILNNNMYYYEIHGKASGVLEDLSKYINELYGINIETNNNNSSSDSDIIWSSENNNYNKEDYYITNPYDSIKLKLYTHGKIKSLKELEGRPIAIHKYFKDLVKIYKGKVNFVIIDNIQDIKRLYEDNDIYGFIGNSEIIKGLKLSHDQTLYQSNISNKFDIGLRAAVKKDKVLGSLINKALKSITKKYMEQIKIKNQLNYLKYSLKFTDEEKDWLRKNQNIPIKINYKFEPYYYRDLKHKGILNDYINMLEYLLDVSFKDYRSIQNKKPMLYFGVSESDNNEKKLNLMNTYNKYNLYIYSSYEKIIDSINDLEGYKIGIVKNADKKFIEDNLIDYECTQYKDYNEMTKALHEGEIDYFLGDNFIMANYNKKEDTYKDIYQVGFVKKVFYEHIGVNKEYKQLVSIMEKVDNTMSSYLFPKLNEISIEENKEIDYEPIIKIILALLGILVISSIYILKLKKEMRLKNDFHNNLHEALDKNERLVLSLVETLEDVNALNDSDTGNHIKRISKYCEAIAKAMNCSKEFINEIVFFSSLHDIGKVGIPDKILKKSGKLTKEEMEIMREHVSIGFDIIKKNDLGNVANNIILYHHERYDGTGYLKGLKGEKIPLEARIVAIADVYDALRMERCYKKGFSHKKSIDIILSEKGKHFDPEIVDIFIKINKDINHIYNIYK comes from the coding sequence TTGAAAACAAATAAGTTTAAATTAGTTATTTGTATATTCATAATTATTTTTATTTTTGTAATATTATCAATCCATATTTTAAATACAGAAAGTAAGTATAGTTCTCTGAATTTAACAAAAGAGGAACAACAATGGATTAAAGAAAATAAATCCAGAAAAATAACTGCGAGTCCAATATTAAATAATAATATGTATTATTACGAAATACATGGAAAAGCTTCAGGAGTACTTGAGGATTTGAGTAAATATATAAATGAATTATACGGAATAAATATTGAAACAAATAACAATAATTCAAGTTCAGATTCAGATATAATTTGGTCTAGTGAAAATAATAATTATAACAAAGAAGATTATTATATAACAAATCCATATGATTCAATTAAATTAAAACTTTATACACATGGAAAGATTAAATCATTAAAAGAGTTGGAAGGAAGGCCAATAGCTATTCATAAATATTTTAAAGATTTAGTTAAAATTTACAAAGGAAAAGTAAATTTTGTAATAATTGATAATATTCAAGATATAAAAAGATTATATGAAGATAATGATATATATGGCTTTATTGGAAATAGTGAAATAATTAAAGGATTAAAACTCTCACATGATCAAACCTTATATCAAAGCAATATATCTAATAAATTTGATATAGGATTAAGGGCAGCTGTAAAAAAAGATAAAGTACTTGGAAGCTTAATTAATAAAGCATTAAAAAGCATTACTAAAAAATACATGGAACAAATTAAGATAAAAAATCAATTAAACTATTTAAAGTACAGTCTAAAATTTACAGATGAAGAAAAAGATTGGTTAAGAAAAAATCAAAATATACCTATTAAAATTAATTATAAGTTTGAGCCATATTACTACCGAGATTTAAAGCATAAGGGTATATTAAATGATTACATAAATATGCTTGAATATTTATTAGATGTATCTTTTAAAGATTATAGGAGTATACAAAATAAAAAACCTATGTTATATTTTGGGGTTTCTGAAAGTGACAATAATGAGAAGAAACTAAATTTGATGAATACTTATAATAAATATAATTTATATATATATTCAAGTTACGAAAAAATAATTGATAGTATAAATGATTTAGAAGGATATAAAATTGGAATTGTAAAAAATGCTGATAAAAAATTTATAGAAGACAACTTAATAGACTATGAATGTACGCAATATAAAGATTATAATGAAATGACAAAAGCTTTACATGAAGGAGAAATAGATTATTTCTTAGGAGATAATTTTATAATGGCAAACTATAATAAAAAAGAAGATACATATAAAGATATATACCAAGTTGGATTTGTTAAGAAAGTCTTTTATGAACATATAGGAGTAAATAAAGAATATAAACAATTAGTCAGTATAATGGAAAAAGTAGACAACACAATGAGTTCATATTTATTTCCAAAATTAAATGAGATAAGTATTGAAGAAAACAAGGAAATAGATTATGAACCTATAATAAAAATTATTTTAGCTCTGTTAGGTATTTTGGTTATTAGTTCAATATATATTTTAAAGTTGAAAAAAGAAATGAGATTAAAAAATGATTTTCATAATAACCTTCATGAGGCTCTAGATAAAAATGAACGATTAGTTTTATCATTAGTTGAAACTCTGGAAGATGTTAATGCATTAAATGATTCTGATACAGGAAATCATATAAAACGAATTTCTAAATACTGCGAAGCTATAGCTAAAGCAATGAATTGTAGCAAAGAATTTATAAATGAAATAGTATTCTTTTCATCCTTACATGATATAGGAAAAGTTGGTATACCGGATAAAATACTTAAAAAATCAGGTAAATTAACTAAAGAAGAAATGGAAATAATGAGAGAACATGTTTCTATAGGATTTGATATTATTAAGAAAAATGATTTAGGAAATGTTGCAAATAATATTATTTTATATCATCATGAAAGATATGATGGTACAGGTTATTTAAAAGGACTAAAAGGAGAAAAAATACCTCTTGAAGCTAGAATAGTTGCGATTGCAGATGTCTATGACGCGCTTAGGATGGAAAGATGTTATAAAAAAGGTTTTAGCCATAAAAAATCAATAGATATAATTTTATCAGAAAAAGGAAAGCACTTTGATCCTGAAATTGTAGATATATTTATAAAAATAAATAAAGATATTAATCATATTTATAATATTTATAAATAA